Within the Pseudomonas guangdongensis genome, the region GCGCATGGCGCTGAACAGGAAGGCGATCTTCTGCGGATGGTGCGGGACGTGGCCGGCCTCCTCGGCCACCTCGGCGAGCAGCACGCGGTCGCGGGCCGGATCGAGGTCGGCCAGCGAGGGCAGGTCGAAGGACAGCTGGTCGCCGAGGACCAGACGCAGGGCTCGCACGCTCATCGGGCGGAACTCCCGATGGGCTGCTCACGGAAGGCACTCACAGTTCGACGATCTCCATCTCGGGGTGGCGGCGCAGGTGGCTGCGCAGGATGCGGTAGGTGTCGCGGGTGAAGGGCGCTTCAGGGTTGTCCAGCAGCGCGGCGATCCGCGCCGGATCGCGGACGCTGCCCAGGTGCCGCCAGCCGTCCAGCACGTGCCACTCGCACAGTTCGTTGGCCGCATCGCGCTCGACCAGCGCCACCGGGCCGCGCCACGGCCAGGCCGCCAGGCGCCGGCCGCCGAAGGCGGCGCGCAGGCGGGCGTCGTGCGCGCTGCGCGGCTCGCGACCGCAGCAGGCGCCACGGCACTGGTCGAGCTGGGCGGCGAAACAGGCGCCCTGCCCGCTTTCCAGACCGAGCAGGCGCAGGCACAGGCCATGCTCGCGGGCCTGGCCGCGCAGCCATTCCAGGGCATCGCGGCGGGCGCGAAACAGTCCGGCGTGCTCGACGCCCGGCGCTAGCCGCGCCAGCGCCTGCAGCTCGGGGCGCAGGCCGCCGCCGGCCAGCTGCAGGGTCCAGGACAGCAGCTCGCGCTGGCGGCGCAGCTGGCGGTTGTACAAGGGTTGCAAGCGCGCCACCTCGGCGGCCTCCAGCAGCAGCGCGCCCAGCTCGCCGGCGGTCGGGGTGACGCGCACCTCGCACACCTGCTGGGCCATCTGCAGGCTGCGGCGGCTGGCGTGATCGTTCTGGAAGTGCGACTGCACCCGGCGGCGCAGGTTGCGGCTCTTGCCGACGTAGAGCAGCGCGCCGCCGGCGCCATGGAAGTAGTAGACCCCGGGACGCTCGGGCAGCTCGGCCAGGCGTGCGGCGCCGAGTCCCGGCGGCACCGCGCCCTTGCGCAACTGGCCGTTCAGGCTTTCGGCGCAGGCCGGATGGGCAGCCAGACGCTGCAGCAGTTGCCAGGTCGCCTCGGCATCGGCCGGCGCACGGTGGGCGATGAAGCGCGGGATGGCGAGCTGCGCGCACAGCGCGTCGAGGCCATGGGCCGGCAGTTCGGGATACAGCTGGCGGGCCAGGCGCAGGGTGCACAACTGGCGGGCGCGCAGCGCGAGGCCGGCAGCGCGCAGGCCGCGGCGCAGGAAGGCCAGATCGAAGCGCAGGTTGTGGCCGACCAGCAGCCGCCCCTGCAGGGCCGCCAGCAGCTCGCCGGCGATCGCGGCGAAGCGCGGCTGATCGCGCAGCTCGGCATCCAGCACCCCACTGAGCGCGGCTATCGCGCCCGGCAGCGGCTGGCCGGGGTCGAGCAGCCAGCTCAAGCGCCCGCTAACCCGCCCGGCATCGACCAGCAGCACGGCGATCTCCCAGATGCCGTCGCGCTGCGGGTGCAGGCCGGTGGTTTCCACATCCAGCACCGCCAGAGGACGCTGCAGCGCCGCCGGCAGTGCCGCGCCGCTCACCAGTGCGAGCGCATGCCGATCGGCACGCGCAGCGGTTCGCGGCGTCCTTCGCTCAGGCCGCACATCTCGTCGTAGGGCGACTGGTGGACCAGGTGGAAGGGCAGCTCGGGCACTTCCTGCAGCAGGTCGCGGGCGTGCTCCACCGAACGCAGGTGCCAGACCTTGCCGCGTTCGTCGTGCAGGGCGTGGCAGCGGCCGTCCATGTGCGCTTCGAGCACATAGATGCCGCCCTCCAGGGAAATCAGGTCGAGGGCTTCGATACGCCCGGCGAGGGCGTGGGTGGACAGGTCGTGGAGTTTCATGGCGGTCACCTCGGGCGATAATTTATACAAGCAGCACACAAGGTACAATATTTGTACAAATTATCGCGACCGCAAGACCGCCGATCCGAATCTGCCCGCGCACCCCGCAAACGACACCGCCCGTCGGCCTCGGGGCTGACGGGCGGTGCGGGAGGCGGGCGCGACTCAGTGCTTGGTCAGCTTGTCCACGTAGGCCATGGCGAAGGCCGACACCACGAAGGTCATGTGGATGATCACGTACCAGAGCAGCTTGTCGTTATCGATCTTCTGCGCGTCCATGAACATGCGCAGCAGGTGGATCGAGGAGATCGCCACGATGGAGGACGCCACCTTGAGCTTCAGCGAGCCGGCATCCATCTTGCCCAGCCAGTCGAGCTTCTCCTTGCCCTCGTCGATATCCAGCTGGGAAACGAAGTTCTCGTAGCCGGAGCAGTCGAAATGGACAGACGCATGGACATCGCCTCTGGGCCTGAAAACACGCGGCTTTTGACACCCGCAATACAAGTCCATATGGACATGAGATGTATGTGGACAGAAACGCGATCAATGTCCATATCCTATGCGCCCCTGCTGTTCATCCTTAAGAGACTGTGGCAGGGCGGCCCGGTCCTGTTCCTCTGCGAGCTCGCGCTTCCAGTGGGCGACTAGGGCGTCGACTCGGTCGTGGATCTGCGGGGGCTTCGATAGAACCAGACCTAACCCCTAGCGGACCCAAGCCACGCGCGGCCAGTGGCGACTGGCAGATATCGGCCAGTAGCGGACGTTCATGGATATCTACAAAGACTGGGCGACTCAGTCAGCGGGCACCGATTTCGGGAAACTAGAACATCAAAGTTCTACCCTACTTTCGTTATTTTAGATAATTTGCTAAATCACCAAAATCAAACTTCAATTTAGGAACCTTGATGGATACACAAATCCTCTACGTCATCGGCAACGGCTTCGATCTCCACCATGGTCTGCCTACCCAGTACAAAAATTTCAAAGCATTCCTGAATATGGTCGATCGGCAGGTATTTGACTGGATAGATACTTATGTTCCCGCGGATGAGGATTGGTCTGATCTTGAGCTTGCCCTGGCC harbors:
- a CDS encoding 3'-5' exonuclease family protein, yielding MSGAALPAALQRPLAVLDVETTGLHPQRDGIWEIAVLLVDAGRVSGRLSWLLDPGQPLPGAIAALSGVLDAELRDQPRFAAIAGELLAALQGRLLVGHNLRFDLAFLRRGLRAAGLALRARQLCTLRLARQLYPELPAHGLDALCAQLAIPRFIAHRAPADAEATWQLLQRLAAHPACAESLNGQLRKGAVPPGLGAARLAELPERPGVYYFHGAGGALLYVGKSRNLRRRVQSHFQNDHASRRSLQMAQQVCEVRVTPTAGELGALLLEAAEVARLQPLYNRQLRRQRELLSWTLQLAGGGLRPELQALARLAPGVEHAGLFRARRDALEWLRGQAREHGLCLRLLGLESGQGACFAAQLDQCRGACCGREPRSAHDARLRAAFGGRRLAAWPWRGPVALVERDAANELCEWHVLDGWRHLGSVRDPARIAALLDNPEAPFTRDTYRILRSHLRRHPEMEIVEL
- a CDS encoding DUF6482 family protein, with the protein product MKLHDLSTHALAGRIEALDLISLEGGIYVLEAHMDGRCHALHDERGKVWHLRSVEHARDLLQEVPELPFHLVHQSPYDEMCGLSEGRREPLRVPIGMRSHW